AAAAAGTAGGACTAGTTGATGCTGATATTTATGGTTTTAGTATTCCTGACATGATGGGTATTAATGAAAGACCAGGCGTTGATGGTAAAGAAATCATCCCAGTTGAACGTTACGGTGTTAAAGTCATTTCAATGGCATTCTTTGTTGAAGAAAACGCACCAGTAATTTGGAGAGGACCTATGTTAGGTAAGATGTTAAATAATTTCTTTACGGAAGTACGTTGGGGAGATTTAGATTATTTACTATTAGACTTACCACCTGGAACAGGGGATGTCGCATTAGATGTGCATACAATGTTATCATCTAGTAAAGAAATTATTGTTACAACACCACATCCAACTGCAGCATTTGTAGCAGCAAGAGCAGGTGCAATGGCGAAACATACAGAACATTCTATTCTTGGGGTTATTGAAAACATGTCCTATTTCGAAAGTAAAGAAACAGGTAATAAAGAATATGTATTTGGTACAGGTGGTGGCGAAAAATTAGTAGAAGAATTAAAAACTGACCTCTTAGGTAAATTACCATTAGCGCAACCTTCATGGGATCCACAAGATTTTGCACCTTCTATATATCAAGAAACAGATGATTTAGGCAAGATATATCAATCTATGGCTCAACAAATTATCGAAAAAACGCAATAGTTAAAGTAGAAAAGTACACAATTTATTGTGTGCT
The Staphylococcus kloosii genome window above contains:
- a CDS encoding Mrp/NBP35 family ATP-binding protein, whose translation is MLTVEQVKELVGNINDPIINVPLSENDGVVEVSIKEEIEHVSVKVAIAQLGGQPQLDLQMKIVEALKENGANTVGIRFEELPADTVDKYKGSSSDQPQTIEGLLSKDNPVEFIAIASGKGGVGKSTVAANLAVSLAREGKKVGLVDADIYGFSIPDMMGINERPGVDGKEIIPVERYGVKVISMAFFVEENAPVIWRGPMLGKMLNNFFTEVRWGDLDYLLLDLPPGTGDVALDVHTMLSSSKEIIVTTPHPTAAFVAARAGAMAKHTEHSILGVIENMSYFESKETGNKEYVFGTGGGEKLVEELKTDLLGKLPLAQPSWDPQDFAPSIYQETDDLGKIYQSMAQQIIEKTQ